The following are from one region of the Pelagibius sp. CAU 1746 genome:
- a CDS encoding DUF6134 family protein, giving the protein MAAVLTRRQILFQSAAAGVAPLLSPASFAHAEERDTLRFRALLQGTSIGEHQVAFRREGDRLTVETQIDITARFLFFDLFRLQHAALEVWLGDRLVSVTSTTNHDGVHLEVYGEAIEGGFRIVGEGGPFLAAGNLLTSNSLWNSRIVRETRLIDVQHGGEVGMIARLLGNEQIVTQQGLIDARRYQLITPYYAGSVYYDADERWVKALVELKGETLEYVPAS; this is encoded by the coding sequence ATGGCCGCTGTGTTGACTCGTCGTCAGATCCTCTTCCAGAGTGCCGCAGCGGGCGTGGCACCGCTTCTCAGTCCTGCCTCATTCGCTCACGCCGAGGAGCGGGACACGCTGCGATTTCGTGCCCTTTTGCAAGGGACGTCGATCGGTGAGCATCAGGTTGCTTTCCGTCGCGAGGGCGACCGCTTGACGGTCGAGACGCAGATCGACATCACCGCCCGGTTCCTCTTCTTCGACTTGTTCCGCTTGCAGCACGCGGCACTGGAGGTATGGCTGGGGGATCGACTGGTTTCCGTCACCAGCACAACGAACCACGATGGCGTCCACTTGGAAGTTTACGGCGAGGCGATCGAAGGCGGGTTCCGAATCGTCGGTGAAGGCGGTCCCTTTCTCGCTGCGGGCAACCTCCTGACGTCGAACTCCTTGTGGAACAGCCGGATCGTTCGTGAGACCCGGTTGATTGACGTCCAGCATGGAGGCGAAGTCGGCATGATCGCCCGACTGCTGGGTAACGAGCAGATTGTCACGCAGCAGGGTCTCATAGACGCGAGGCGGTACCAGCTGATAACGCCCTACTATGCCGGCAGCGTGTACTACGACGCCGATGAGCGCTGGGTTAAGGCGCTGGTCGAGTTGAAAGGAGAAACCCTCGAATATGTGCCAGCATCGTAA
- a CDS encoding DUF3309 family protein, whose amino-acid sequence MSLGTILIVILLLMLLGVLPTWSHSANWGYLPSGGIGLLLVVFVVLVLVGRI is encoded by the coding sequence ATGTCCCTCGGGACCATCCTGATCGTCATCCTGCTGCTCATGCTTTTGGGTGTCCTGCCCACATGGTCGCATAGCGCCAACTGGGGATACCTGCCGAGCGGCGGGATCGGCCTGTTACTCGTTGTGTTCGTCGTCTTGGTGTTGGTTGGGCGAATCTAG
- a CDS encoding ribose-phosphate pyrophosphokinase — translation MEPLLVALDEEDPLASPLAAALGAERAQMNRRSFPDGESYLRYDSSPAGRSVILLCSLDRPDSKFLPLAFAAATARELGATSVGLVAPYLAYMRQDRRFQPGEAVTSTCFAGLVSREVDWLVTVDPHLHRHHSLAEIYSVPAVTLHAAPLLAAWIRDNVERPLLIGPDSESAQWVSAVAGAAPHVVLEKVRHGDRDVEISIPHVERWSGYTPVLVDDIVSSGRTLIETLGHLRRAGLAPAVCVAVHGIFAGAAYRELLAAGASRVVTTNTLCHESNEIDVVPLLAEGVRRLDAG, via the coding sequence ATGGAGCCGTTGCTCGTTGCCCTCGACGAGGAAGATCCTCTGGCTTCACCGTTGGCGGCCGCATTGGGCGCAGAGCGCGCGCAAATGAACCGCAGGAGCTTTCCCGACGGCGAAAGCTATCTGCGCTATGACAGCTCGCCGGCGGGGCGCAGCGTGATTCTCCTTTGCTCCCTCGACCGGCCGGACAGCAAGTTCCTGCCGCTGGCCTTCGCCGCGGCGACGGCGCGCGAGCTGGGCGCCACCTCGGTGGGGCTCGTCGCTCCCTACCTCGCCTATATGCGCCAAGACCGCCGCTTCCAGCCCGGCGAAGCGGTGACCTCCACCTGTTTCGCCGGCCTGGTGAGCCGGGAAGTCGACTGGCTGGTCACCGTGGATCCCCACCTGCACCGCCATCATTCTCTGGCGGAAATCTACAGCGTGCCGGCGGTCACCCTGCACGCCGCTCCGCTGCTCGCGGCGTGGATCCGCGACAATGTCGAGCGGCCACTGCTGATCGGTCCGGACAGTGAGAGTGCGCAGTGGGTGTCGGCGGTTGCCGGGGCCGCTCCGCACGTGGTGTTGGAGAAGGTTCGCCACGGCGACCGCGACGTCGAGATCTCGATCCCGCACGTCGAGCGCTGGAGCGGTTACACCCCGGTACTGGTCGACGACATCGTCTCGAGCGGGCGGACCCTGATCGAAACGCTCGGGCACCTCCGGCGGGCCGGGCTGGCGCCGGCGGTCTGCGTCGCGGTGCACGGTATTTTCGCGGGCGCTGCCTACAGGGAACTGCTCGCCGCAGGCGCCAGCCGGGTCGTGACGACCAACACGCTATGCCATGAGAGTAATGAAATAGATGTGGTGCCGCTCCTGGCGGAAGGGGTCCGCCGGCTGGATGCGGGCTAG
- a CDS encoding fatty acid desaturase: protein MADRKTIARELAQFQAPVLRKSVLQVVTSFGGFCISCAAIYALVDVSYWLALTLVPLAAGFLVRIFIIQHDCGHHAFFRSRLTNDAVGLACSLFTFTPYASWRRQHAGHHGVWNDLDRRQSGADIYSSCLTVEEYRALSPRSRWWYRVTRHPLVANVLLPPFIFILLYRLPFDMPKSWRRERRLIHLTSLALVLALGGLGLLLGYDRVAAVQIPVLVIASIIGVWLFSVQHRGERTLWSRHAAWDPTTAALKSSTYLRLPKVLQWFTGNIGFHHIHHLNPRVPNYWLQECHKRIATFCDVPTLSFLESLRALNFVLWDEKRGRMMTFREASESACGPAPSATTDAK from the coding sequence ATGGCCGATCGGAAGACCATCGCCAGAGAGCTGGCACAGTTCCAAGCCCCCGTGCTGCGTAAGAGCGTCCTCCAAGTGGTGACGTCGTTCGGCGGATTCTGCATATCCTGCGCTGCCATCTATGCTCTCGTCGACGTCTCGTACTGGCTGGCGCTCACTCTCGTACCGCTGGCCGCCGGCTTCCTGGTACGTATCTTCATCATTCAGCATGACTGCGGCCACCACGCGTTTTTCCGCTCGCGCCTCACCAACGACGCCGTCGGTCTCGCCTGCAGCCTGTTCACCTTCACGCCCTATGCGTCCTGGCGCCGGCAGCACGCGGGTCATCACGGTGTCTGGAACGATCTCGACCGCCGCCAGAGCGGGGCCGACATCTATTCCTCCTGCCTGACTGTCGAGGAGTACCGGGCATTGAGCCCGCGAAGCCGTTGGTGGTACCGCGTGACACGGCATCCGCTGGTTGCCAACGTCCTGCTGCCGCCGTTCATTTTCATCCTGCTCTATCGCCTGCCCTTCGACATGCCGAAGTCCTGGCGGCGGGAACGCAGGCTGATACACCTGACCAGCCTGGCGCTCGTGCTGGCCCTGGGCGGCCTCGGCCTCCTGCTTGGCTACGACCGTGTGGCCGCGGTGCAGATCCCGGTTCTGGTCATCGCTTCGATCATCGGTGTCTGGCTGTTTTCGGTACAGCACCGCGGGGAGAGAACGCTGTGGAGCCGACACGCCGCCTGGGATCCGACGACGGCGGCCTTGAAGAGCTCGACCTACCTGCGGCTCCCGAAGGTCCTTCAGTGGTTCACCGGCAACATCGGATTCCATCACATCCATCACCTCAATCCACGCGTCCCGAACTACTGGCTCCAGGAATGCCATAAAAGGATCGCAACGTTCTGCGACGTTCCGACACTATCCTTCCTTGAAAGCCTTCGCGCCCTGAACTTCGTCTTGTGGGACGAGAAACGCGGCAGGATGATGACGTTCCGGGAAGCGAGCGAAAGCGCGTGTGGCCCGGCACCGAGTGCCACCACCGACGCTAAGTAA
- a CDS encoding OmpA family protein — protein MLTYKILSCLTAALLVGACSDLGPSFVVGGDQDRARALAPVADPFQQALVDGYTKNADDEYYQGNYRTADLYYLKAIATANDKNTVMEQPNSWTVATGDRARGLHGADKQSAETMRDNLAPWIAANRQSNPHAAAAQQLKYDCWIEQMSEQQYNQAAICGPTLQTAAAPAPAAAPPPAPTASLCMQDPSGYNESGTLCRVSVVRFAFDRYGLLQPGQNSVGGQTAADQDAALDQILSQVKTIKPARIDVMGRTDSSGTNDYNYGLSDCRARSVVAALRARGLPASVETRIIPMGQTDLILPTGNGVREAQNRVVLVAYQTDRNAALAARPEMAPKRDAFGCGTSRHPFPPLN, from the coding sequence ATGCTTACATACAAAATCCTCTCGTGTCTCACTGCTGCCCTGCTCGTCGGCGCCTGTTCCGATCTCGGACCAAGCTTCGTCGTCGGCGGCGATCAGGATAGGGCCAGGGCGCTTGCGCCGGTGGCCGATCCCTTTCAGCAGGCGCTGGTCGACGGCTATACGAAGAATGCCGACGATGAGTACTACCAAGGAAACTACCGCACAGCCGATTTGTACTATCTGAAGGCGATCGCGACGGCGAACGATAAGAACACCGTCATGGAGCAGCCGAACTCCTGGACCGTGGCGACCGGTGATCGCGCCCGGGGGCTGCATGGGGCCGACAAGCAGTCGGCGGAGACCATGCGCGATAACCTGGCGCCTTGGATCGCGGCCAACAGGCAAAGCAATCCACATGCGGCGGCAGCGCAGCAGCTGAAGTACGATTGCTGGATCGAGCAAATGTCCGAGCAGCAATACAATCAGGCAGCCATATGCGGCCCCACCCTGCAGACCGCGGCGGCCCCGGCCCCTGCCGCAGCGCCACCGCCGGCGCCGACAGCTTCACTTTGCATGCAGGATCCTAGCGGCTACAACGAGAGTGGCACGCTTTGCAGGGTCAGCGTCGTTAGGTTCGCCTTCGACCGCTATGGTCTGCTGCAGCCAGGGCAGAACAGCGTCGGCGGCCAGACGGCTGCGGATCAGGACGCGGCGCTCGACCAGATACTGAGCCAGGTGAAGACGATCAAGCCGGCCCGGATCGACGTCATGGGGCGTACCGACTCGAGCGGGACGAATGACTACAATTACGGGCTTTCCGACTGCCGGGCGCGCTCGGTGGTCGCTGCGCTGCGGGCCCGCGGCTTGCCGGCAAGTGTGGAAACCCGGATCATACCCATGGGTCAGACCGACCTGATCCTGCCGACCGGTAACGGTGTCCGTGAAGCGCAGAACCGAGTGGTCTTGGTGGCTTACCAGACCGACCGCAACGCCGCCTTGGCGGCACGGCCTGAAATGGCCCCGAAGCGGGACGCATTCGGGTGCGGCACGTCGCGCCATCCCTTCCCGCCGCTCAACTGA